The genomic DNA GGACGGCCGCGAATATCTCGATGCGGTGGCGGGCGTGGCGGTGACCAATGTCGGCCATTCCCACCCGCGGCTGGTGGCCGCCATCAGCGAGCAGGCCGGCCTGCTGTTGCATACTTCCAACCTGTACAGCATCGATTGGCAGCAACGCCTGGCGCAAAAGCTCACCCGGCTGTCGGGGCTGGAGCGGGCGTTTTTCAACAACTCAGGCGCCGAGGCCAACGAAACCGCGCTGAAACTGGCGCGCCTATACGGCTGGCACAAGGGCATCGAGCAGCCGTTGGTGGTGGTCATGGACAATGCGTTCCATGGGCGCACCTTGGGCACCATGTCCGCCAGCGACGGCCCGTCCGTGCGGCTGGGCTACAACCGTTTGCCGGGGGATTTCATCAAGGTGCCGTTCGGCGATCTCGCGGCGCTGGAGCAGATTCAACAGGCTCACGCCGAACGCATCGTCGCGGTGCTGGTGGAGCCGATCCAGGGCGAAAGCGGTGTGCAACTCGCCCCACCGGGTTATCTCAAGGCCTTGCGGCAGCTGTGCAGCCGGCGCGCCTGGCTGTTGATGCTCGACGAGATCCAGACCGGCATCGGTCGCACCGGCCAGTGGTTCGCGTTCCAGCACGAGGGCATCGTGCCGGACGTCATGACCCTCGCCAAAGGCCTGGGCAACGGTGTGCCCATCGGTGCCTGCCTGGCACGGGGCAAGGCTGCCGAGCTGTTTACCCCTGGCAGCCATGGCAGTACGTTTGGCGGCAATCCGCTGGCCTGTCGGGTCGGTTGCACGGTGCTGGACATCATCGAGGAACAAGCGCTGGTGGATAACGCCAGGCACCAGGGCGAACAGTTGCTGAGCCGGCTGCGGACGGAGTTGGCGGACAACCCGAATGTGTTGGCGATTCGCGGCCAGGGCTTGATGATCGGCATTGAGCTCAAGCAACCGGTCCGCGACCTGACCCTTCGCGCCGCCCAGGACCACGGCCTGCTGATCAATGTCACCCGGGGGCAGACCATCCGCCTGCTGCCGCCGCTGACGCTCGATGGGCGGGAAGTGGAGATGATTGTCAGGGGCGTGAGCCGCTGTCTGGCGCAGGGCTGAGGGGCGTTCGCCCGGCGGACGGTTTTTATCGGTGAGCCGGGCGAAGCGCAACGCAGCGGGACGGAATTTTTAACGATTGGCGCGTTCCAACGCCTGCCAGAGTCGATTGCCTACGCCCTGGCACTTCAGACTGAAAACCAGGAGCATTCCATGTTCACCTCGCGTCGCTTGATCGTTGTCGCTACTGCTGTGGCCTTGTTGTCCGGCTGTGCGTCGCCTAACCCCTATGACAACCAGGGCCAGGCCTCTACCGAATCGTCGGGAATGAGCAAAACCGCCAAGTACGGCGGCCTTGGTGCGCTGGCGGGAGCTTTGGCCGGTGCGGCCATCGGTCACGATAACCGTGGCAAGGGCGCGTTGATCGGCGCGGCGGTGGTGGGGGCTTCCGCGGCCGGCTACGGCTACTACGCCGACCAGCAGGAAAAGAAACTGCGCGCCAGCATGGCCAATACCGGTGTTGAAGTGCAGCGCCAGGGTGACCAGATCAAGCTGATCATGCCGGGCAACATCACCTTCGCCACTGACTCGGCGAACATCGCGTCCAGCTTCTACCAGCCGCTGAACAACCTGGCCAACTCCCTCAAGGAGTTCAACCAGAACCAGATCGAGATCGTCGGTTACACCGACAGCACCGGCAGCCGCCAGCACAACATGGACCTGTCCCAGCGCCGTGCCCAGAGCGTGGCGACCTACCTGACGTCCCAGGGCGTGAGCGGTGCCAACCTGTCGGCCCGTGGCGCCGGCCCGGACAACCCGGTGGCGAGCAACGCCGACGTCAATGGTCGTGCGCAGAACCGTCGGGTCGAGGTCAACCTCAAGGCCATTCCGGGCCAGAATTACCAGCAGGCACCGCAGCAGCAGGGCCAGACTTATCAGCAATACCCGTAAACCGCTGGGTGGTAAATGAAAGGGGCCCTCTGGAAACAGGGGGCCCTTTTTTTGCCGCTAGTGTTTAGACCTTTGTGGTGAGCCGCA from Pseudomonas beijingensis includes the following:
- a CDS encoding OmpA family protein codes for the protein MFTSRRLIVVATAVALLSGCASPNPYDNQGQASTESSGMSKTAKYGGLGALAGALAGAAIGHDNRGKGALIGAAVVGASAAGYGYYADQQEKKLRASMANTGVEVQRQGDQIKLIMPGNITFATDSANIASSFYQPLNNLANSLKEFNQNQIEIVGYTDSTGSRQHNMDLSQRRAQSVATYLTSQGVSGANLSARGAGPDNPVASNADVNGRAQNRRVEVNLKAIPGQNYQQAPQQQGQTYQQYP
- a CDS encoding aspartate aminotransferase family protein, which codes for MTAACLMTTYQPLALNFTHGLGTRLWDQDGREYLDAVAGVAVTNVGHSHPRLVAAISEQAGLLLHTSNLYSIDWQQRLAQKLTRLSGLERAFFNNSGAEANETALKLARLYGWHKGIEQPLVVVMDNAFHGRTLGTMSASDGPSVRLGYNRLPGDFIKVPFGDLAALEQIQQAHAERIVAVLVEPIQGESGVQLAPPGYLKALRQLCSRRAWLLMLDEIQTGIGRTGQWFAFQHEGIVPDVMTLAKGLGNGVPIGACLARGKAAELFTPGSHGSTFGGNPLACRVGCTVLDIIEEQALVDNARHQGEQLLSRLRTELADNPNVLAIRGQGLMIGIELKQPVRDLTLRAAQDHGLLINVTRGQTIRLLPPLTLDGREVEMIVRGVSRCLAQG